GTGAGTCTGTGTGTGGGGAGACCCACCGAGCCCTGCAGGGGGCCATGGAGAAGGTGCAGCTGAGTAGGTCCTGGCATGGGCCAGGAACGGTGTGGGCGGGGCAAGGCAGGTGGTTCTTGAGATGTGATCCCATTATTTTGGCTCCAGAGTGACTTTATGGAGGACAAAGTGGACCTGAAGGAGCTGGTGGAGTAACTAGAGCTTCGATTCATCCACCTCTCGGGACAGACACCATGAGTGAGCAGGAGGCCAGGGTACGGCAGGGGGAGCTGCTGGGCTGTCAGAGGGGCCCCAGCCTCTGAGCTGTGTCCTCCCACAGGAAAGTACATCAGCCAGGGGGCAATGCCAAAATGTGGCACTGGGAAAGGAGGTCATCAGCAGGCTGCCCCAGGACCAAGAGATGCAAGTAGGGTGTGCAACAtctctgtgggggtgggagtggagatGGGGGTGAACTTGGGCACTGGCACCAGCATGGCAGCTAAGCACCCCTCCCTCCGGGTGAACCTTCTGGAGCTGCAGGGACAGGTGTTGTGCCGTGTGGGAGACCACAATGAGGGACACGACAAATTCCTGGCCGCTGCCCAGAGTCCTGCTGATGAGCCCGCTCTAGGAGCCCCAAGCCCCCAGGAGCTTGGGAGTGCTGACAAGCAGGGTGGTGAGTAGAGCGCTCAGGCGGGGTGGGCAGGCAGGAGCAGGGGAGGCTCGCACTGAGCTCAgatcccctcctccctctgtctgAAGATCTTCATGAGGTGAGCCTCACTGACAGCGTGGA
The Piliocolobus tephrosceles isolate RC106 unplaced genomic scaffold, ASM277652v3 unscaffolded_20592, whole genome shotgun sequence DNA segment above includes these coding regions:
- the LOC111532221 gene encoding golgin subfamily A member 6B-like — translated: MRKYISQGAMPKCGTGKGGHQQAAPGPRDASRVCNISVGVGVEMGVNLGTGTSMAAKHPSLRVNLLELQGQVLCRVGDHNEGHDKFLAAAQSPADEPALGAPSPQELGSADKQGDLHEVSLTDSVEPAPGEAGEGSPHNNPTAQKIVQLLPLMQDSPGAPRLGQQPLHAILSRLPRTGR